The Syntrophotalea acetylenivorans genome contains the following window.
AGTCCGCCGGCCAGCCAGCAGTAAAGGGCAAAAGCAAACAGCCGCTTGCGCCGCACCACGGCCAACAACAGGTGGATAGACAATAAACCGGCAAAAAAGGCCATCAGCATGCCAGCAATATAGTTGGACACTTCGGCTGCGGGGACAGCCGTCATATCCCCGGCCGACAGCAAGCCGGCACCAAAAATGGCCGGCAGAGCAAGCAGAAAGGAGAAGCGGGCCGCCGTTTCCCCATCGACTCCCTTAAGCAGTAAAGCGGCAATGGTCGAACCGGAGCGGGAAATCCCCGGGATAATGGCCCCACCCTGTACCGTACCGACCAACAGGGCGTCGCTCCAGGTCAGCTGATTTTCTTTGCGAGTTCCGCGCCGAAATCGTTCGGAGACAAATAATAATGTGCCGGTCACCAGCAGCATCAGCGCCACGGCCGTCAGATTGTGAAACAGACCTTCGAAAAAGTCCTTGAACAACAGACCAATGACGGCTGTCGGCACACTACCCACCATCAACAACAGCAACAGTCGACGGTAAAGAGTTGCCTCTTCATCCCGCCGAAAGGGAGCCGTTGCCAGCAACAGGCATTCGCGGCGAAAATAAAGAATCACCGCGCCCATGGTGGCGACATGCAACAGCACGTCAAAAAGTACTCCGGGCTGACTGAAGTCAGACAAAAAGTGCTGGGCAATGGCCAAATGACCGGAAGAGGAGACGGGCAGGAACTCCGTCACCCCCTGCAGCAGGCCAAGAAATATAGCATCAAACAGATTCACTTTAAATCACTCCTGGTCCGCCGCAGTCGGCGATTTGATTGTTAACGCACTACTAATGGCTAAGCAAAAAGCGCCAAATGCAAGGCGCGTAATTGTCGAGGAATGAGGCGTACCCAGGTACGCCGCAGTGACGAGAGCAATTGCAGCAACGCAGCAGTTGGTGAGTTTTTGCGACGCCATCATTGTTCAAAGATCACCGGTAGTATCAGCGGCCGCCGGTCGATATGACGATTGAAAAAGCGGCGCAAGGTCTTGCGCACTTCGGCCTGCATTTCTTCCCAGTCCGACAGGACTTCGAGGCTGTGTTCCTCCAGCAGTTGACAAAGCTGCTGCCGAGCTTCGTCGAGAAACTCCCGGTGTTCCTCTTCGACAACAAAACCGCGGGTAACAAGCTCGGGGCCATACGATATGGTTCCATCGTTCTGATTGATTCCGAGCAGCACCATAACCAGACCGTGGTTGGCGAGATGGCGTCGATCCCGCAACTCCATCATACCGACGTCACCAACCCCCTTGCCGTCGATAAAGACCCGGCCCGTTGCAACCCGATCTTCCAGCCGCAAACCGTTGATGGAAACCAACAGGGGTTGGCCATTTTCCAACACCTGTACCCGTTCGGCGGCTACCCCCATGCTCTTCGCCAACTGGGCGTGTTTGACCAAATGGCGATACTCGCCATGAATCGGTACGAAACAGTGGGGCCGGGTCAGGGAGAGCACCAGCTTCAACTCTTCCTGACTGGCGTGACCGGAAACATGCACCTCGCTGGTCTTTTCATAAAAAACTTCGGCGCCACGGCGATAAAGCAGGTTGATCAAGCGACTGATAGCCTTCTCATTGCCGGGGATAAATTTGGAGGAAAGAATAACCGTATCGCCCGGTTCCAGCGGCAGCTTTCGGTAGTCATCCATGGCCATGCGCGACAAGACGCTCAACGGCTCGCCCTGGCTGCCGGTAGTAATCACCACCACTTCGTTGCGAGGCAGATCGCGTAACGCTCCCAGCTCCACCAAAGTCTCCGGAGGAACCTGGAGATAGCCAAGCTGGCGGGCAACGGTCGTATTGGACACCATACTGCGACCGTTGACCAGCACCTTACGGCCGCAGGCCACAGCCGCATCGATCACTTGCTGGATACGGTGGATGTTGGAGGAAAAGGTCGCCACCAGGACCAGGCCGTCACAGCCCGGCAAAATCTCGGCAAGGGCCTCGCCGACCTCCCGTTCCGACAGGGTATAACCTTTGCGCTCGACATTGGTCGAGTCGGACAACAGCAGCAGAACACCCTCGTCACCGTAGGCGGCAAGCCGAGCCAGGTCCGTCGGCTGATTATCCACCGGTGTCTGATCGATCTTGAAATCGCCGGTATGCACGACCAGCCCAGCCGCGGTGCGAATCGCCAGACCGACTCCGTCGACAATGGAATGAGCGGCACGGAAGAACTCGACCTCAAAAGCGCCCAGGGTAACCTGCTGCCGAGGACGCACCTGATGCAGACAAGCACTGCTCTTCAGATCGTGCTCTTCCAGTTTGTTAGCCAGCAGCCCGAGGGTCAGAGCCGTGCCGAAGATGGGGGGATTACCCAACCGTTCGAGCAAAAAAGGCACCGCTCCGATGTGATCCTCATGGCCGTGAGTTAACACCAGGCCACGGATGTCATCGATGCGTTCGTCCAGCACTGTAACATCGGGGATCACCAGGTCGATGCCCAGCATGTACGCCTCGGGAAACATCAACCCGCAGTCGATGAGCAGCAGTTCGCCTTGATACTCCAGAGCCATCATGTTGAGGCCGATCTCTCCCAGCCCCCCCAACGGCAACAGCCTCAGAGTATCGGCAGCGGACTCGGTCATGCCTGGCCGGCCTCCTTGAGAGCATCGACGATGGGCTGTCGCACCTCTTCCATCAGAACAGTCCGTTCGGCCACTTCCCGACCGCTTGTGATCACCGGCGGCATGATTGCCAGACGAATATGACCACCGCGTATCCAGCGACTGTGTTTGGGCATCACCTCGCCACTGCCGATAATAGCCAAAGGCACCACCGGCACCTGCGCCTGCAAAGCCAGAGTGAAGCTGCCGGTCTTGAAGCCCTGCAAGGTACCGTCCGGAGAGCGCGTCCCTTCGGGGAAAATAATCACCGAGGTACCGGCGGCGATGCGGCGCACCGCCTCCCTCATGCTGAGCACGCTGTTTCTACGGTTCGACCGGTCGACGGGAATGGCACCGGCACGGCGCATGGCCAGACCGAACAGCGGGATGCGAAACAGTTCGATTTTAGCCATCCAACGAAACTGATCGGGCACCCCGGCAAACAGCGCCAGGATATCAAAGTTGCTCACATGGTTGGCCATATAGACCACCGGACCATTGTGAGCAAGATGTTCCCGGCCGGTGACGGTCAATCTTACACCGGCCAGCCACAAACTGACGCGTCCCCAGATACGGGCATAGGCATGTAGATAGTCGGCGCCAAACAACGATAGAGGTACCCCGGTAAAAATTACGAACAGGGTCCAGGGAACAAACGTAAGCAGAAAAAACAGGGTGCGAAACATCCGGAAATCCTTTCATAAATCTATTAATGGCGCCAGTTTAAGAGAGGGGCGCGGGGGAGTCAAACCTTTTTCGGCAAAGGCCTTTACAGGCTCGGCCAATTTCGCTAGACTCTTGCCAACTCAATCTACGAAGGAGGCTCACCGCTATGTCGGTTAACAAAGTAATCCTGGTCGGAAACCTCGGCAAAGACCCCGAGTTACGCTATACTGCCAGCGGCACCGCTGTTTGCAATTTCTCCATCGCCACCACGGAAAGCTACAAAGACCGAGACGGCAACCGGCAGGAGAAGACGGAATGGCACAACATCGTCGTCTGGCGACAGCTGGCCGAAATCTGCGGCAAATACCTGGCCAAAGGCAAACAGATTTATATCGAGGGCAAGCTACAAACCAGAAAGTGGGAGGATCGCGACGGAAATCCCCGCTACACCACCGAAATCGTCGCCGACCAGATGCAAATGCTCGGTCGGGCTGGAGACGACAACAGTGCAGGACCCCGCCGTGAACCCCGGCAAGAGCCGTCGATGAATCAGAGTCCTCCACAGAATAATTACGACAACGTCCAGTTCAACCCCGATGACGATATTCCCTTTTAATTCCTCGTTATCTGCAAGAATGTTTATAGCCGCCGACCTCAGTGTTGGCGGCTTTTTTAATTTAATTCCTCTCCGCAAACACCTCACACCGGCCCTCATTTTAACGAGAGGCGGCCGATAAAGACGACTATACAAAAAAGAGCCCCGCAGATTTGCAGGGCTCTTTTCTTTTAGCTAATCACTATCCGGCGGCACAAGGCTATTCATCGCCCTCGTCATCCATCTCATGCTTAGGGCCGCGGGGCAGAGCCTTAAGCTCAGCGCCGATGCCTTCAGCAATCGCATCCAGTTCGCACTTACGCAGATGCTTACCAAAAATCTTGAGGTTGACGTCGGCAACCGCAACCACCATGTAACGAGCCTGGTGGGAACCTTCGCCGGGCTTACGACGCTCCCGATAGAAAATCTTTCCTGCCATAATCAAATCTCCTTTTCTGGGTGTACCGCTCTAAGTAGCGGTAGATACAGTTGATTCTTTACCTGTACCACAAAGGAAATTTTCTTGCCACAGCTTTATCAAGCTACTTGCGGACTACAGTACCGACTTTTTCGCCACGCATGGCCTTCTCGATATTACCGCGCTTATGACCATTGACTATGCGGATTTCTTGAACATTGGCGGCATCGCGAAGCAAATAGAGCAATTTCTGTTCAAAGACCAGATCTTCCATGTCCAGGTCCAGCAACTCCGCAACCGTAATATCTTCAATCAGTGTGGCATCGGGGTTAACAACCGGGTTTTCAGTAAAAAGGCCATCGACATTTTTAACCAAAATGCAGCTCTTGGCGCCGAGGACTTCCGCCATAAGGAAGGCACCGGTATCGGTACGGTGCGGCGGTATCAACCCGATCCCCGGCGGGTGCTCGAACAGACCGTATGGAGGAGTCCCATGGGTAACGGGCAACATGCCGAGCCTGAGCATCGTCGGCAACTCGAGCAACTCGCCACTGGCAACGCAAGTCCCACCCCATTTGGAGAGAAGCAACGCTACCATTTCGGCATTTTGTTCGCTGATCTTGCTTGCCAGTTGAGCCAATACACCCGTTGGCATACCGAGATCTATGCCCAGGTCGAGAATGTGTCGGACCCGAACCCCGCCACCGGTCACTACCAGCATCTGATACGACTTGGACAGCTCGCCAACTTCTTCCATCAAAGGCAACACCACCTCTCGGCCGAAGTCGATGGTGCCGTGGCCTCCGATTTTGACCACATGCAGGTCAGGCAGCAGCCGCAATTGTTCAACTTGCGCATGTTTCTTCATCAATCCCTTGCGACCAAGGGTTTCCCCCCGCAACTTGTTCTCCAACTCGTGCCTACCAGCCATAGTCAAATCCTCTCCTGTTAATCATATGAAAAACTCGCACATAGAAATTTCCGACTTGAGATTGCTTTTCTCTTACAGGCTATTAATAACACAACATTACCACTAAACCACAATTCATTTTACCCGCACCTCCGCCAAAAAAAATCGGAACTGTAAACGGTGCCCAGGTCTTTGCTGCCAAGTTTCACATCAAGGCCTGTACAAAGCATGTTTATGATGGATAAAGTTGTAGGGAGCCTTAAAATCAGAAAACCCGCAAATTCTTCCCTGGAGAGCTCCAAGGGTCCCATCAGAACGTTAAAACCGCCCCTTAGAGGCCCCAGTCAGGCGGGTCGTAGGCAACGGCCAAAACTAAAGGAGAGGGAGAAAAAAAGCAATACATTGATATAGCAGGTCATGAATTGTCGCGACACGACCACTATTGCAGACCTTGAACCGAAACCAAGGAAAAGGCAATGTGGATGATAAACAACCAGAAACACCCTCCGGAGAAGAGCTCTCCCAGAGAAAAGTTGCCTTGTTCTATAGCTCTTGCGCTAACAACTCTGCAAAGCCGAATCCAAGACACTAGAAAGCAGAACACTATTTTAAAACTTACATAATTTCGTATAATTACAGCCAGAACTGCTTTAAACATAGGGGCGAACGGCAATAACATCGTTCCCAAACAAATCAGAATTAAAAGATACCTGGCTAATTTGCGTTATAAAAAAAACTATGTTATGGTCTATCAAACAACATGATCACGACAGACGGGATACGCAGAGTTGCGCCCCTCACTAAATAAGCGCCACAGGCCGCACCTCGAAGCGAACAGCCTTCTATCGCACCGTCATCAGCATTATCAGTAATACCTCCCGCCGGGCACCAAGCACTGACTGCAGCCAAATCGTCAGCCGTAGGCCAGCCGACCAAATTACAAGCCCGCGCCAAGGAAAACCTCTTCTCGACAAAGCTCGAGAGGCCAGGTATTGCTGTCTCGTTTTTTTACTAAAAACGGGCAGGCATAAAAGGAGCAAACCATGACCAAAACCAAATACCTAAACAAGCTGAGCCAGGTTTCGCAACTTGCAGACATACCCGCCGCCGAGCTTCGAAAATTAGAAGAAGTAGAACAACGCTATGCGTTTCGCAGCAATGAATACTACCATTCTCTGATTGACTGGAACGACCCCCAAGATCCGATTCGCCGCATTGTTATACCCCACAAGGATGAATTGGAACGCTGGGGCCAACTCGATGCTTCCGGAGAGCATAATTATGCCAAAACCCGCGGCCTGGAACACAAGTATCCCGACACCGCCCTATTGCTGACCAGCGATGTCTGCGGCGGCCTGTGCCGTTTCTGTTTTCGCAAGCGCCTCTTCATGGCCGACAACAACGAAGTCAACCGTGACGTCTCGGCCGGGCTCGAATATATTCGCAACCACCCGGAAATCAACAACGTGCTGCTGACAGGCGGCGACCCGCTACTCCTTTCGACCCGGAATCTGGAAACGATCATATCCGAACTCCGCACAATCGACCATGTTCAAATCATCCGCATTGGCAGTAAGCTACCGGCCTTCAATCCCTTCCGCATTTTAGATGACCCCGATTTGCTGCGCATGCTCAAGCAATACAGCCTGCCCGAACGTCGAATTTACCTCATGGCCCAATTTAACCATCCTCGGGAGCTGACCCCCGAAGCAGTTCAAGCTTTGACACAAATCCGGGAAGCCGGGGTTGCCGTCATGAACCAAACACCTTTGATCCGCGG
Protein-coding sequences here:
- a CDS encoding undecaprenyl-diphosphate phosphatase; amino-acid sequence: MNLFDAIFLGLLQGVTEFLPVSSSGHLAIAQHFLSDFSQPGVLFDVLLHVATMGAVILYFRRECLLLATAPFRRDEEATLYRRLLLLLMVGSVPTAVIGLLFKDFFEGLFHNLTAVALMLLVTGTLLFVSERFRRGTRKENQLTWSDALLVGTVQGGAIIPGISRSGSTIAALLLKGVDGETAARFSFLLALPAIFGAGLLSAGDMTAVPAAEVSNYIAGMLMAFFAGLLSIHLLLAVVRRKRLFAFALYCWLAGGLFLYLSQ
- a CDS encoding ribonuclease J, with the protein product MTESAADTLRLLPLGGLGEIGLNMMALEYQGELLLIDCGLMFPEAYMLGIDLVIPDVTVLDERIDDIRGLVLTHGHEDHIGAVPFLLERLGNPPIFGTALTLGLLANKLEEHDLKSSACLHQVRPRQQVTLGAFEVEFFRAAHSIVDGVGLAIRTAAGLVVHTGDFKIDQTPVDNQPTDLARLAAYGDEGVLLLLSDSTNVERKGYTLSEREVGEALAEILPGCDGLVLVATFSSNIHRIQQVIDAAVACGRKVLVNGRSMVSNTTVARQLGYLQVPPETLVELGALRDLPRNEVVVITTGSQGEPLSVLSRMAMDDYRKLPLEPGDTVILSSKFIPGNEKAISRLINLLYRRGAEVFYEKTSEVHVSGHASQEELKLVLSLTRPHCFVPIHGEYRHLVKHAQLAKSMGVAAERVQVLENGQPLLVSINGLRLEDRVATGRVFIDGKGVGDVGMMELRDRRHLANHGLVMVLLGINQNDGTISYGPELVTRGFVVEEEHREFLDEARQQLCQLLEEHSLEVLSDWEEMQAEVRKTLRRFFNRHIDRRPLILPVIFEQ
- a CDS encoding lysophospholipid acyltransferase family protein; its protein translation is MFRTLFFLLTFVPWTLFVIFTGVPLSLFGADYLHAYARIWGRVSLWLAGVRLTVTGREHLAHNGPVVYMANHVSNFDILALFAGVPDQFRWMAKIELFRIPLFGLAMRRAGAIPVDRSNRRNSVLSMREAVRRIAAGTSVIIFPEGTRSPDGTLQGFKTGSFTLALQAQVPVVPLAIIGSGEVMPKHSRWIRGGHIRLAIMPPVITSGREVAERTVLMEEVRQPIVDALKEAGQA
- a CDS encoding single-stranded DNA-binding protein — protein: MSVNKVILVGNLGKDPELRYTASGTAVCNFSIATTESYKDRDGNRQEKTEWHNIVVWRQLAEICGKYLAKGKQIYIEGKLQTRKWEDRDGNPRYTTEIVADQMQMLGRAGDDNSAGPRREPRQEPSMNQSPPQNNYDNVQFNPDDDIPF
- a CDS encoding uridylate kinase; protein product: MAGRHELENKLRGETLGRKGLMKKHAQVEQLRLLPDLHVVKIGGHGTIDFGREVVLPLMEEVGELSKSYQMLVVTGGGVRVRHILDLGIDLGMPTGVLAQLASKISEQNAEMVALLLSKWGGTCVASGELLELPTMLRLGMLPVTHGTPPYGLFEHPPGIGLIPPHRTDTGAFLMAEVLGAKSCILVKNVDGLFTENPVVNPDATLIEDITVAELLDLDMEDLVFEQKLLYLLRDAANVQEIRIVNGHKRGNIEKAMRGEKVGTVVRK
- a CDS encoding KamA family radical SAM protein: MTKTKYLNKLSQVSQLADIPAAELRKLEEVEQRYAFRSNEYYHSLIDWNDPQDPIRRIVIPHKDELERWGQLDASGEHNYAKTRGLEHKYPDTALLLTSDVCGGLCRFCFRKRLFMADNNEVNRDVSAGLEYIRNHPEINNVLLTGGDPLLLSTRNLETIISELRTIDHVQIIRIGSKLPAFNPFRILDDPDLLRMLKQYSLPERRIYLMAQFNHPRELTPEAVQALTQIREAGVAVMNQTPLIRGVNDDAATLTELLNKLSYMGVSPYYVFQCRPTEGNSAYTVPIEEGYQIFSEAISKCSGLARRCRYSMSHVSGKIEVVGMTAEQIFFRYHRPADLDQNPGEIIACTRNPDSYWFDDYMDDGPAAVANCR